The following proteins come from a genomic window of Gottfriedia acidiceleris:
- a CDS encoding sigma-54 interaction domain-containing protein, with protein sequence MNSMLESLPFDWISEIINLATEWIVVVNREGKILYMNESYCEFVGRSAHEVIGMPVEDVIENSRMHIVAKTGQAEVAEIHPIKNTEMVANRYPLYVGDELVGAVGTVMFRNAQDWIEYSKKVEPLVEELNYYKRKFEKELNSKYRFNQIIGETPVFNAAKNLAEQVSASSSAILLFGESGTGKELFAHAIHDASPRRNFPFVRVNCASIPEHLLESELFGYEEGAFTGAKRGGKKGKFEIANRGTIFLDEIGDMSLHMQSKLLRVLQEREIERVGGSSPISIDVRVIAATHRNLEKMVVLKEFRQDLYYRLNVIKIDIPPLRSRINDLPLIANSLIKKLERKFHRNGIQISNEVFQILKSHHWPGNIRELENVLERCINVLNGKVITPKQLPLYLYENPTNQKNTIESEKNASQLNNQNSLKSLKEMIEETEKEAIKRALNETQGNKIEAAKLLEISKSTFYEKCKAYNIKS encoded by the coding sequence ATGAATAGTATGTTAGAGAGTCTGCCTTTTGATTGGATTTCCGAGATTATTAATCTTGCAACTGAGTGGATTGTTGTCGTTAACCGTGAAGGGAAAATTTTGTATATGAATGAATCATATTGTGAGTTTGTTGGGCGTTCTGCTCATGAAGTAATTGGGATGCCTGTAGAAGATGTTATTGAAAACTCTAGAATGCATATAGTCGCCAAAACCGGTCAAGCGGAGGTAGCGGAGATCCATCCAATAAAAAATACAGAAATGGTAGCAAATCGTTATCCGCTGTATGTAGGTGATGAATTAGTAGGTGCTGTCGGAACGGTAATGTTCCGAAATGCGCAAGATTGGATTGAGTATTCTAAAAAAGTAGAACCTTTAGTAGAAGAATTAAACTATTATAAAAGGAAATTTGAGAAAGAATTAAATAGTAAATATAGATTCAATCAAATAATTGGTGAAACGCCAGTCTTTAACGCTGCAAAAAATTTGGCAGAGCAAGTGTCTGCAAGTTCATCAGCAATCTTACTTTTTGGGGAATCTGGTACAGGTAAGGAATTGTTTGCACATGCCATTCACGATGCTAGTCCAAGAAGAAACTTTCCATTTGTAAGAGTAAATTGTGCGTCAATTCCAGAGCATTTACTAGAATCAGAGCTTTTTGGTTATGAAGAAGGTGCTTTTACAGGTGCAAAAAGAGGCGGGAAAAAAGGGAAATTTGAGATTGCGAACCGAGGAACGATTTTCTTAGATGAGATTGGTGATATGTCTTTGCATATGCAAAGTAAATTACTACGAGTACTTCAAGAAAGAGAGATTGAAAGAGTTGGTGGAAGTTCTCCTATTTCCATTGATGTAAGAGTCATTGCCGCTACGCATCGAAATCTTGAGAAGATGGTAGTATTAAAAGAATTCCGCCAAGATTTGTATTACCGCTTAAATGTAATTAAAATAGACATTCCTCCACTTAGATCAAGGATAAATGATTTACCTCTCATAGCCAATTCGTTAATAAAAAAACTCGAAAGGAAATTTCATCGAAACGGAATTCAAATTTCAAATGAAGTTTTTCAAATTCTTAAGTCTCATCATTGGCCAGGAAATATTCGAGAACTAGAAAACGTACTTGAGAGATGCATAAATGTCCTAAATGGTAAAGTGATTACACCAAAGCAATTACCTCTTTATTTATATGAAAATCCAACTAATCAAAAAAATACAATCGAATCCGAAAAAAATGCATCTCAATTAAATAATCAAAATTCCTTAAAATCTTTAAAAGAAATGATTGAAGAGACTGAAAAGGAAGCAATTAAGAGAGCTCTAAATGAAACTCAAGGTAATAAAATTGAAGCTGCAAAATTATTAGAAATAAGTAAGTCAACTTTTTATGAAAAATGTAAAGCTTATAACATAAAAAGTTAA
- a CDS encoding 3-hydroxybutyrate dehydrogenase, translating into MLSEKVALITGAGSGIGFEIAKTFAEQGATVVLTDLNEENVQKSATSLQELGFNAIGYACDVTNEEQVVDTFRKVIDQFGELHILINNAGLQYVSSIENFPTEKFELLIKVMLTAPFISIKHVFPIMKKQKYGRIINMASINGLIGFAGKAAYNSAKHGVIGLTKVAALEGASDGITVNAICPGYVDTPLVQNQLADLAKSRNVPIESVIEEVIYPLVPQKRLLTVKEIANYTVFLASEYTGGITGQANVIDAGYTVQ; encoded by the coding sequence ATGCTTTCTGAAAAGGTTGCACTGATAACTGGTGCCGGTAGTGGAATTGGTTTTGAAATTGCTAAAACCTTTGCAGAGCAAGGAGCAACAGTTGTCTTAACTGACTTAAATGAGGAAAATGTTCAAAAGTCTGCTACTTCATTACAAGAGCTAGGGTTTAATGCGATCGGTTATGCATGTGATGTAACAAATGAAGAACAAGTAGTTGACACGTTCCGTAAAGTAATCGATCAATTTGGTGAATTACATATTTTAATAAACAATGCTGGATTACAATACGTTTCATCAATTGAGAATTTCCCTACTGAAAAATTCGAATTACTTATTAAGGTCATGTTAACTGCACCTTTTATTAGTATCAAACATGTATTTCCAATTATGAAAAAGCAAAAGTATGGTCGCATTATTAATATGGCTTCGATCAATGGGTTAATAGGATTCGCTGGTAAAGCTGCTTATAATTCTGCCAAGCATGGCGTTATTGGTTTAACAAAGGTTGCTGCATTAGAAGGTGCAAGTGACGGTATAACAGTCAATGCAATCTGCCCTGGCTATGTGGATACACCTTTAGTTCAAAACCAGTTGGCTGACTTAGCAAAATCAAGAAATGTACCAATTGAAAGTGTAATTGAAGAAGTAATTTATCCATTAGTACCTCAAAAAAGATTACTTACAGTAAAAGAAATTGCAAATTATACAGTATTTCTTGCTAGTGAATATACTGGCGGGATTACAGGACAAGCGAATGTAATTGATGCAGGATATACAGTTCAGTAG
- a CDS encoding 3-oxoacid CoA-transferase subunit B, with translation MKDIRQLIIQTAVKEIQDGMYVNLGIGLPTLLANYLPEGIEVMLQSENGLLGIGPYPTETELDADLINAGKETVTAAKGASYFDSAESFAMIRGGHIDLAILGGMEVSETGDLANWMIPGKMVKGMGGAMDLVNGAKKIVVVMEHANKYGESKVKKACTLPLTGKSVVNRLITELAVFDFTENGMVLVECVGGATIQEISEKTEATFTISPKLLNNVN, from the coding sequence ATGAAAGATATTCGTCAATTAATTATTCAAACTGCGGTTAAAGAAATTCAAGATGGTATGTATGTAAACCTTGGAATTGGACTACCTACTTTATTAGCAAACTATCTTCCAGAAGGAATTGAAGTAATGCTACAATCTGAAAATGGTTTACTAGGTATTGGACCATATCCAACAGAAACTGAACTTGACGCTGACTTAATCAACGCAGGTAAAGAAACAGTAACTGCTGCGAAAGGTGCTTCTTATTTTGATAGCGCTGAATCTTTTGCAATGATTAGAGGAGGCCATATTGATTTAGCTATTTTAGGTGGCATGGAAGTCTCAGAAACTGGTGATCTTGCTAACTGGATGATTCCAGGGAAAATGGTAAAAGGTATGGGCGGTGCGATGGACTTAGTAAATGGTGCTAAGAAAATCGTCGTAGTGATGGAACATGCAAATAAATACGGTGAAAGTAAAGTTAAAAAAGCATGTACTTTACCTTTAACTGGAAAAAGCGTAGTGAATAGATTAATTACTGAATTAGCAGTTTTTGATTTTACAGAAAATGGAATGGTTTTAGTAGAATGCGTTGGTGGAGCAACGATTCAAGAAATTTCTGAAAAAACTGAGGCTACTTTTACAATTAGTCCGAAGTTATTAAATAACGTGAACTAA
- a CDS encoding CoA transferase subunit A, which produces MGKNKVITSVEEVVSQIHDGATIIVGGFGLCGIPEKMILALRDKGTKDLTIVSNNCGVDDWGLGLLLANKQIKKMVSSYVGENKIFEKQFLSGELEVELVPQGTLAERIRAGGAGIPGFYTATGVGTPIAEGKEHKVFNGRTYLLEEGIVGDFAFVKAWKADKQGNLIFRKTARNFNPLAAMAGKITIAEVEEVVEVGELDADAIHTPSIYVQHVFHGETYEKRIERRMTTGV; this is translated from the coding sequence ATGGGCAAGAATAAGGTAATTACTTCAGTTGAAGAGGTTGTTTCACAAATTCATGATGGAGCTACGATTATAGTCGGTGGCTTTGGTCTTTGCGGTATTCCTGAAAAAATGATTTTAGCATTACGAGATAAAGGGACAAAGGATTTAACAATCGTAAGTAATAACTGTGGAGTAGACGATTGGGGTCTTGGTCTTTTATTAGCAAATAAACAAATTAAAAAAATGGTTTCTTCATATGTTGGAGAAAATAAAATTTTTGAAAAGCAGTTCTTAAGTGGAGAACTTGAAGTAGAGCTTGTTCCTCAAGGGACTCTAGCTGAACGTATTCGTGCAGGCGGTGCTGGAATCCCAGGATTCTACACAGCAACAGGTGTAGGTACACCAATCGCAGAAGGAAAAGAACATAAAGTATTTAATGGAAGAACTTATTTATTAGAAGAAGGGATCGTAGGAGACTTTGCATTTGTTAAAGCGTGGAAAGCTGATAAGCAAGGGAATCTAATTTTTAGAAAAACTGCTCGTAACTTTAACCCACTTGCTGCGATGGCTGGAAAAATCACAATTGCAGAAGTTGAGGAAGTAGTAGAAGTTGGAGAGCTTGATGCTGATGCAATTCATACGCCAAGCATTTATGTACAACACGTATTCCACGGTGAAACATACGAAAAACGAATTGAACGTAGAATGACTACAGGAGTATAG
- a CDS encoding GntP family permease, protein MEILIILLALGLLMFVAYRGFSVILFAPICALFAVLLTEPSYILPFFSNIFMEKMVGFIKLYFPVFLLGAIFGKVVEMSGIAESIAKTIIQLVGAKRAILAIVLMGAILTYSGVSLFVVVFAIYPFAANLFREGNIPKRLIPGTIALGAFTFTMDALPGTPQIQNVIPTTFFKTDIYAAPFLGILAAVFVLAVGLWYLESRRKKAEKAGEGYLGFNGELAAAQETQTEVPSLTTNTSTPVIKQILAFVPLLLVGFSNKFFVVSFPKWYPNGFDFKSIGLEAFGVVDITAVVGIWSVECALVIGILSAMIYGYKNMRTNLKTGINASIGGALLASMNTGAEYGFGGVISALPGFGMVSKGISHTFTDPLVNGAVTTTTLAGITGSASGGMGIALSAMSDKYIEAINKYNIPPEVMHRVISMASGGMDTLPHNGAVITLLAVTGLTHRQSYKDIFAITIIKTVAVFLIIAVFKLTGLV, encoded by the coding sequence ATGGAAATCTTAATTATTTTATTAGCATTAGGACTTTTAATGTTTGTTGCTTATCGTGGGTTTTCTGTTATTTTATTTGCACCAATTTGTGCTTTATTTGCAGTACTTTTAACTGAGCCAAGTTATATACTTCCATTCTTTAGTAATATTTTCATGGAAAAAATGGTTGGTTTCATAAAACTATATTTTCCTGTATTTTTACTTGGTGCAATTTTTGGTAAAGTCGTTGAAATGTCTGGTATTGCTGAATCAATCGCAAAAACGATTATTCAATTAGTTGGAGCAAAAAGAGCTATTTTAGCGATTGTATTAATGGGTGCAATTTTAACATATAGTGGAGTAAGCTTGTTTGTTGTTGTTTTCGCTATTTATCCATTTGCTGCAAACTTATTCCGTGAAGGGAATATTCCAAAACGATTGATTCCTGGAACGATCGCACTCGGTGCGTTTACATTTACGATGGATGCATTGCCTGGTACACCGCAAATTCAAAATGTTATTCCAACTACATTTTTCAAAACAGATATTTATGCTGCACCATTTCTAGGTATTTTAGCTGCTGTTTTTGTACTTGCAGTTGGTCTTTGGTATTTAGAATCCAGACGCAAAAAAGCAGAAAAAGCGGGTGAAGGTTATTTAGGATTTAATGGAGAACTAGCTGCTGCTCAGGAAACTCAAACAGAAGTTCCTTCATTAACGACAAATACCTCTACACCAGTTATAAAACAGATATTAGCATTTGTACCACTTTTACTAGTTGGTTTTTCAAATAAATTTTTTGTCGTTTCATTCCCAAAATGGTATCCAAATGGATTTGATTTTAAATCGATTGGACTAGAAGCTTTTGGGGTTGTTGATATAACTGCAGTTGTTGGTATTTGGTCAGTTGAATGCGCTCTAGTTATTGGAATTCTTTCAGCAATGATTTATGGCTATAAGAATATGCGTACTAATCTAAAGACAGGTATTAACGCAAGCATCGGTGGAGCACTACTTGCTTCTATGAATACTGGTGCTGAGTATGGTTTTGGTGGAGTAATCTCTGCATTACCTGGATTTGGAATGGTAAGTAAAGGTATCTCTCATACATTTACGGATCCATTAGTAAATGGTGCTGTGACGACTACAACTTTAGCAGGTATTACAGGTTCTGCATCAGGAGGTATGGGTATTGCGCTCAGTGCAATGTCTGATAAATATATCGAGGCTATTAATAAATATAATATCCCGCCGGAAGTAATGCATCGTGTTATTTCGATGGCATCAGGTGGTATGGATACTTTGCCTCATAATGGTGCAGTCATCACATTATTAGCTGTAACTGGTTTAACACATCGCCAGTCATATAAAGATATTTTTGCAATAACAATCATTAAAACAGTTGCAGTATTCTTAATCATTGCAGTATTTAAACTTACAGGACTTGTTTAA
- a CDS encoding NAD-dependent epimerase/dehydratase family protein: protein MKKVLVLGGTRFFGKRLVHKLIEKGYDVSIATRGLTGDEFGDRVSRFIIDRRNPETLTSLTTHKWDLVYDNICYTPNEAKEIIKLLANHVGRYIFTSSLAVYDTGLNHVETDFIPYNYAIKYNIDNEYSYAEGKRLCEAVLYQEANFPVFAARFPIVLGPDDYTKRLLFYVNKVSRNEGIIISDLNKEMTFIDSDETAEFLLWLGENESIKSGPFNACSNGEITFKEIINFCEKETGKKAIIKSHGTFEYQSPFDAYSDQSLSNEKAKKAGFQFLEVHDWMEKLIHHYCSL from the coding sequence ATGAAAAAAGTTTTAGTATTAGGTGGTACGAGGTTTTTCGGAAAACGACTTGTTCATAAACTAATCGAAAAAGGTTATGATGTTTCAATCGCAACAAGAGGGCTTACAGGAGATGAGTTTGGAGATCGAGTTAGTAGATTTATAATCGACCGACGAAACCCTGAAACATTAACTAGTTTAACTACTCATAAATGGGACCTTGTTTATGATAATATTTGTTATACTCCAAATGAAGCGAAGGAAATTATTAAACTATTAGCTAATCATGTTGGAAGATATATTTTCACTTCATCTTTAGCGGTTTATGATACGGGATTAAACCATGTGGAAACTGACTTCATTCCATACAATTATGCTATTAAGTATAACATTGATAATGAATATTCATATGCGGAAGGGAAGCGTCTTTGTGAGGCTGTTTTATATCAAGAAGCAAATTTCCCAGTGTTTGCAGCTAGATTCCCAATCGTTTTAGGACCGGATGATTATACGAAGAGATTACTCTTCTATGTTAATAAAGTATCAAGAAACGAAGGAATCATTATATCTGATTTAAACAAAGAGATGACCTTTATCGATTCTGATGAAACCGCTGAGTTTTTACTTTGGTTAGGTGAAAATGAATCGATAAAAAGTGGTCCTTTTAATGCGTGTTCTAATGGTGAAATAACATTTAAAGAAATAATAAACTTTTGTGAAAAGGAAACTGGAAAAAAGGCTATTATTAAGTCTCATGGTACATTCGAATATCAATCACCATTTGATGCTTATAGCGATCAATCATTGAGTAATGAGAAAGCTAAAAAAGCAGGGTTTCAATTTTTAGAAGTTCATGATTGGATGGAAAAATTAATTCATCATTATTGTTCACTATAA